The following proteins come from a genomic window of Xiphophorus couchianus chromosome 19, X_couchianus-1.0, whole genome shotgun sequence:
- the mrpl33 gene encoding large ribosomal subunit protein bL33m has product MFLTSVNLAKAKSKTILVQMVSAAGTGYFFNTKRNRLREKLVLRKHDPFVKKHVLFFEKRKIRSI; this is encoded by the exons atgtttcttaccAGCGTGAACT tggctaaaGCAAAATCGAA GACCATCTTGGTGCAGATGGTAAGCGCTGCTGGGACAGGATACTTCTTTAACACGAAGAGGAATCGACTCAGAGAGAAACTGGTGCTGCGAAAACATGACCCGTTTG TTAAAAAGCACGTCTTATTCTTTGAGAAGAGGAAGATCAGATCGATTTAA